Proteins from a single region of Sinorhizobium alkalisoli:
- a CDS encoding alpha/beta fold hydrolase, producing the protein MTTIVTIPGIMSDARTWNTIADALKCEGTTVHVADTSSDTTLEGMAARALSEAHGELIVLAHSMGGRIAMEMGRQAPERIRAMVLSSTNAEGPDVHEAAQREARIAEANADMIAYARGWIPKVISTASMRNADLVARLRQVVENCPLEVHERQNRALLLRPDATAYLGTFEFPVLLITGSEDRLSTAVAHDAIAAMLQDAESVIIEDAGHLLPFEQPRRVFETIKEWLSRKNLRPRECNA; encoded by the coding sequence ATGACAACAATCGTAACCATTCCGGGCATCATGTCCGATGCCCGCACTTGGAACACCATCGCGGATGCGTTGAAATGTGAGGGAACCACCGTGCACGTGGCCGATACAAGCAGCGATACCACCTTGGAAGGGATGGCAGCACGCGCGCTGTCTGAGGCACATGGCGAGTTGATTGTCCTGGCACATTCGATGGGTGGTCGCATAGCCATGGAAATGGGCCGCCAAGCACCAGAACGCATCCGGGCCATGGTTCTCTCCAGTACGAATGCCGAAGGTCCAGATGTGCATGAAGCCGCTCAGCGCGAGGCCCGCATCGCAGAAGCGAATGCCGACATGATTGCTTACGCGCGTGGTTGGATCCCGAAAGTGATCTCGACCGCAAGTATGCGGAACGCTGATTTGGTGGCTCGTCTTCGACAAGTGGTCGAAAATTGTCCGCTTGAGGTGCACGAGCGGCAAAACCGTGCACTGCTCCTGAGACCCGATGCGACTGCATACTTGGGCACGTTCGAGTTTCCGGTGTTGCTGATTACCGGTTCAGAAGATCGTTTGTCGACAGCCGTCGCACACGATGCCATCGCAGCAATGCTGCAGGACGCCGAATCCGTGATCATAGAAGATGCGGGTCATCTGCTTCCATTCGAACAGCCACGAAGAGTTTTCGAGACCATCAAAGAGTGGCTTTCGCGTAAGAACTTGCGTCCACGTGAGTGCAACGCTTGA